The Epinephelus moara isolate mb chromosome 21, YSFRI_EMoa_1.0, whole genome shotgun sequence DNA window caggtccattctgaaaggACCACAAGTGAATTGTGAACTTGTCAAGTTTGCAAAAAACACCCCTTATTTTGAAGTGCgacacaagcttttattttgaaatgctgttTCATGCTGTGGAGCAGTGGTTGTCAAATGGTTTGCCGTGATGCCCATTCACGTCTGCTGTTGGATTTTGTGAAAACGGCAcgttattattgcaatattcaacttgGCCTATACAAAGAGTTATGAttgcatttttaattgactgattTAACTCTGCTTACAAAatgcaatttaatttaatttaacttaaaaaaCCTTCACGCGGAACCTATTTGTCGCCGTTCGCGGACAGAGGCCCTGATTGGccgccagtgtgagggatgatgacatttaaaaggatggatcgctttattgtacaggtcaaattacaaaaaaagcaCCAGTGAAGACAACCTACcaccaaaagaaaagagaaaaaaatgaagctagctgtcttatttttcttatttttattgccttatgtcgtgataagagtgataacacaagttatagaagctattgtgctCAGATATACAGGTGTGCCTTCAGATTTTGGCTTACCCTTTGGTGTGCCTGCTGTCGAGAGAGCTAATAACAGACacctacttaacagagacagcaaactagcttgacgacatgtaTTACGTTGATTATAttaaactttgtggaccttgaactaaggacaaatctggaccctgtggctggaccagttgggaaccactgatttagagtcATTAATTATCCCATTAAGAGTCAATCCACAGCTGGTTGGAGGTTTAGATTTAAGATTTCCAGGCTTCTACAAGTGAATTGTCTTTTGTTGGCTCAGAGCAAAAGTCGTGATCCAGCGAGGCATGTGAAATACATGCaagtgtaaaaaaagaaaagggaaaaaaaaagtgtgcttCCACCAAAAATAGTTTCAGTTTGGCAGCTCTCAcacttttgacatttttttttctgaaggaGCTGGAgacattttttcccctcagacACAGGAAGGAGGTGAGAATGTTATGATTTTGTGGGAGGCATGGCCTCAAATGTTCTCTGCAACATCGGGTAGTTCTTACATTATAAGCCATGTAGTTTTTCACAGGTCTGCGACCCCTATTTCCCAAAAATCAATGGGAAAAAGGCCAACCACAATATACAGCTACAGCACTGTTACAGCTACAGTTACCAAGGGTGTGGGGTTTGTTTCAACATTAGGGCGGACATATAGGACACAGAGGGCTTTGGGGTTatctgccagaaaattttgagcgcAAAACACTaatttttatgcatcaatttatgctataaatgtctttgattttgtcaCAATGAAAGTcgtctgctactttcatgtcaTGTGAATTTCCCCACCacgaaatctacacctatgacAGTTACTCTACAGTTGCCAATTTAGGCACTTGAGCTGACAAAAAAAGGGGAGAGAAATGGcactgtactttatttttagTCATCTGACATGGTTTGAGTTCCTTCTTGTACGAGCGTCACCTTGAGCGATAGTAGAAAACCTCTGTGAGAGGAGATAACTTATGTTTAAGTTATGAAGTTTAGAAATTCTAGCAATTATTGTTCTCAAGACATTCTTAAtatattgttgttttaattctatgtatttatttatttatttatttattttcttacagGTCACAGTAACCCCAAAACAAAAGGACTGTCTTTGATGAAAACAGTTGAACGTATAAAGGGAAGGAGGATCTTTGCATTCATCCCACATGGATACTGTTTGATCAGCATGAAGATGTTTATCTTTCCATTCATACCGAACAGACCACGTGTCTATGTGGAGGCTTATCATGGAACAACtgatgaagaaaaacaaagtgtgtgcgtgtgtttgctactgtgcaaacacacacttaaccACTTGATCCAGATAAAATAGAAGTGTGGAATTTTATTTGCGTATTTCTCAACGCAGACGTAAACGTAAGGTTTATGGTTTCCCTCTAAACCTGGATGGTAAACCAGGACTTTGTTGGCATTACTCCTCAGATCCTACCTGTTACTCAATAACAAGActgctggctttttttttcaactatGAGGTGACTTAAGTCAAAAGGACAAATCACAGCACTTATTTTATTAATCTGCTCTTTTTATCCTGGCTGCTtcaatgaataaaaacaaaaataatattttactcTTACCAGAGTGTCTGTGAGAGCGAGCTATATTTTTACCAGTGGTGGAATAAGATCCTACACCTAAGTAAATATAGCAATATCACACTTTAAATACACTCCAATGTACCTAAGGACCTCTGTAAGATATTCtgaacattaatatagcagcaaacagctGTTTGCTATGTCAAGATATAGTAGAGTGacggcgtcctgagcagagcaTTAAGTCATGCtccctgtgtgtatgtgtgtgttgtaatccgagcatcttttttcctttgttgtggtagacggtCTGGCCGTGcctgcatgttagtgcatgtgtgtactccactggctagctaatagCTGCTGCGAAACCAATATGGCAGTTATTGATGATAATGGGAAGCATTGCGGAAAGCGAGTGCTCAGCTCTCTCTGCAGTGTTGTCATTGTTCATgctgttagcacagttagcaggtatgcaggatttatacttgtgcgtcgaTCCACGCTGCACCTACGGCGTTGGGTCTGCATTGGTGTAGAGCCTGCGTCgtaccctacgccgtagcctgacatgctGCTCCCTAGAAATGTGACTACACGTCGtggcgatgcagacctcctgtctgtttttgNatagtgaagctgatttgtgtacttgtgtttgaaattgttgctattaagccatgtttaatgtgtgtttaatgtgtgttttgaatcaactaaactttacagcacttcatggaaaccccaccgccaactagtgttttggaggtgtaactgcagagtgacacagacacaccaccgcacaagtataaatgctcacaacagcctAGGCCACTTGCTTATGCAAGTAAAAGTActagctactcttaccttttttgcatttcacacagcacttagaaaaagtttgaacatccacaactcccacctccctccaaagtcccatccccctcctactgcaactccccctcctccagtacgtcctcattacgtctatgatagacgtgttgacaaggtaacgttagatacacggaagaggagcgcgagtgtaacgttacaaccaagacagtcaaaggcaaccccggagttttaaaactcaaccggagtcagtgatgactgatgagttttagaataaggttacagtgatAGTAGTGCTAACggtactagtaagtggaaacgcacaaggaagataatgttaatgtttcagaggctatgcCACAGTATGTTGGATGTTacgcgagcggttacgtcagtcggaggcctccacgtggggaagacagacaggctgCTCGACCAATCAATGCATTCGGTCCGAATATattgattggtcggagttttcttagatgagaatggtataataatgagtttttatctctggtggaattcactcacatttttagtgtgccatcagcttattaatagcattttaacctaaacaaagaaaagtggaaaatttccagaaaggtaagtgaaCCTTTATTTGTAAATTAACAATGTAATGTAGGATGACCTTttttttaaggggaaaaaaaaaaaaaaaaagatgtttcaaATAGAGTTAGTAGAAATGGTCAGTATGTTTTGAAATTGACAAAACGGTCCTTTAATGTGTACTTGGTTTTGTAAATATTGTGCTCACTCCAGCGTGTTTTCAAAGCTCTGATATGACTAAGATGCTGAGGCTGACTGAGTCACTGTGCGGCCGCACTTTGTGCAACAGTGCCACTGTTTGCACAGCAAGCAAATCTCACGACTCCTCCCCCTGTGCAGGCTGTTTAATTCCCGTGAGGTGATGCCCAGCTAGTAACTTAATAAAGCTGCTGGATGCAATCCCGGGGCACAATGTGTGGATCATGTTCGTCTGACAGacctgctctctgctctcctcctgcacTCACACTGCCTGCTGCTTTCCTGTAAGTACTTCAGGGTCACAGCCATTTCAACTTGTAGTTGTGATGAAGGGGGAGATGTGTCTGCTGGTTGAATAACTCAGGACTTATGAATGAGAATACATCACACACAACggggacagagggagggagagcacATTATTGCATTGGGTAAGTTTTAGCTTTTAGACCTAGGAAAACAAATGACTGAAGTGTCAGTGCAGCTTTGTTGGCTTGGAGGTTtactaatattttattttcagtatttgtCTCAATGTGCAGTGACTTAACAGATGCTTCAATTAATGTAAATCACGTTCCCTTTATCATTAATAATCAAGAGATGTTAATTTTTCCTGCATCCTGGTTAAAGTGCAATGAGTGACAGCAGTTTAACGCTGTACGCTGTGACTGTAAGTGTGATAATTTGCCCCTGTATACAATGTTTAAAGAATGCTCTGTATGGCATTTTGTGATGGAAAGTCACTGGCTTAAATCCCTAGTGGAGTTATAAATGTTGTGCCCAGAGGCGGCCATGCTGATAGGGTTCAGTACATTTCCagccacatgcacacaccaggaATACATAAGTAGGCTAATCATTCTGCTCATTATTCTTTTTGCCAGGAGGTTCCTGTCCTGGTGTAACTGTCACAGCATAATGGTGGCATTTAAAGGGATCTGGACCAAGGACTTCTGGAGGGCTGTGTCTGGAGAATACCTGGCCACTCTCATCTTTGTCCTTCTCGGTCTGGGCTCCACCATCAACTGGGCTGCCGGGGAGGAGAAACCTCCCCCAGCTGACCTAGTCCTTATCTCCCTTTGCTTTGGCCTGAGCATCGCCACCATGGTGCAATGTTTTGGCCACATCAGCGGCGGACACATTAACCCAGCGGTCACTGCAGCTATGGTTGTGACGAGAAAGCTGAGCCTCGCAAAGGCTGTGTTCTATGTGGTGGCTCAGTGCCTGGGCGGTATTACAGGAGCTGGGATCCTCTACCTAGTCacacctgctgctgtcagagggTCCTTCGGTGTCACTACAGTAAGAAGAACCATAATCATGTTTTACTTGTGTGAATGGTACGTTTCGTTGCAGTTAAATTCATTGGGAAAATCTTCTTTTTCCAAGGTGAACTCCAACATCTCATTAGGACACGGCCTTCTTGTGGAGCTCCTTATCACGTTTGAACTGGTCTTCACTGTCTTCGCCACCTGTGATCCCAAACGCTCAGACCTAGGAGGCTCTGCTGGCCTTGCTATCGGCTTTGCTGTAGCTATTGGCCACTTATTTGCGGTAAGTACCCTCCAGTAGGTTAGGTTTCAGAAACTCCAGCAAGAGAGTGGCCAACTACATTACATACAAACAGTTACACAAACTTTATATTAAAACTGTTCTATAAACACACCAACCTTAGAAATCCTCTGCCACCGCATCTACATATCAGCGGACACCTCCTGTGCTCCCAATCCTGAAGCACTAACTCAAAGGACTCATCTTGAAATCTTCTCAAATTCAACACACCACATTAAAGTATTGCAGAACAAAGACTACTTCCAAGTGTGAGGCCCCCTTCAGTGTGCGCTGAAAGCTGGAGCAGTGATGCTTCTTGAGAAAGAGCAGGTGCATCAAAGCATCTATTCTTCAATGTGTGATATTGTACGCGTCTCACTGATTCACACCCACGTGCACATCTTTATTGGAGGCTGCCATCGCATAGCAACCAATCTCTCGGGGCTCCCTGAGCCCTGCAGAGCAAATGAATGCACAGGGAAATAGATGTTATCTCTCTCGCACTGCTCAACTGATCTCTCCCTGGGTCTGTTTAGCAAATGCATATCATGACTTGCATTagatgtatttttctgcagtatACAGCATGTTCTGTGAGTCAAAGTAAGACAGTATCACACCTAAAAGCATATCTCATAGGATGACTTTATACAGAAGTGTGATGTTTTATCATTTAGACTGAAAacaatgtcattttgtgtcttttagatCCCTTATACAGGAGCCAGCATGAACCCTGCTCGATCCTTTGCACCTGCGCTGGTCACACTTAACTTTGAGCATCACTGGGTAAGAGATACTTCACTAAGAGGATAATTTTTCTTCTGGGACTTTGCATGGCCAAAATATTACCCAGTTACTCTTGATAGTTGCTGGGTCAGTTTCTGTGTGACTATCAATCCAGTATAATAAATCAGCTCTTCTGCGGTATTATAAATCAGCGCACTGATTCAAATGTCGTGTCATGGTACCGTGCCAAAATGCTCTGAAATCATTTGCAGCTGCTAATGATGTTGTCCTGAAGAGGGCAAGCTCTACCATAGTACAGGCTAGTATGCCAGGTTGAAACCTGGTAAGGTCACATTTTCAGCACCACTGCCAGAACAGCAAAAACAGCTGTCACCTAAAAATACAATCAAAGAATGGTCTTTCACTTATATCAGTGAATGCAAAGAGAAAAACCCGGTGAGGTAGTTTAAAGACTAGCATATGGACCTTGAATTCATGACTTCATGCAACAAAAGAAGTGCCGTCAAATCACAAATGCACGGTACAGCATTCTGTCCTCCAGCTACATAATGAGACGTCACTGGAAACGGTGTAAAAtcacatgattttttttgtatccTGGCAATTATTTCCACTGAGCTATTTGCAGACAGCATGGTGTCAgtgttgtgtgcgtgtgtattgGGTGATGTGCTCGGGTATAACACTGTCACTAACTGTCACTGTGGCTGGTATCATATTCAGAAGTGTCCTCTCTTGGACACCGATCTACCTGCTTCTGATTAAGGTTGACCCTATTTTCCCAAGCTGTAGTGTAACCTGGCAGGACAGTCTGACAGTACTGGTAGCGATGCCAGTGCGGCATGTTGTCGACAGTAATAAAATTTCTCCCATGGGCGCTGATTAACAGACGtgtgaactgcagtcacatgacgtAGAGTCAAGTCAGAATTCACTTACGAATTTGATCACTTGCAGCTTGTCTTGGACTCAAACACCAGTGACTCATGATTTCACTTAGACTCGAGCCTTTGGACTTgaaaaatacttgataccttcccccaagcccaaagatgAAGAGGTATGTTATTTGAAAAGCGTAATACAACTCaatttgttttcctttatttactgaatcaacaaatgttaacgcTATGCACTCCCAACAAGCCAACACACATCCATTCaagctgcaggagagaaccatgaagaattAACAGTTGGACAAAATGATGCCAAAGATAATTAGTTTGCATACAAAAACTACAGGTAGTCAACAAAGAACAAATTGCAATATGCAAAATGTGTGGGTCATAAATTACCAacacggtctcactccaaagtcgtcgaaatccgacGCTTGGGCAGCGACTTGTGACATCAGACACTGtcaaaaaaagccgtcctttaacatcggcatgatacgcggccggtcAGCGCAACAAGAACTAAAGTTAAGGCGgttgaaagtccaagtagggcaggtgggaggggtggtggatgagtccaacaaacaccgactgtcacctgggagagcagtgttcatgtctcgtaagattataaagccaaaccctgttcttttttcctcaaccAAGTGCGTAAGTTGTTGGACGGAAAGACACGacaatttgcgttgttgtactgacgtagtgtgtttattttgaaagagattaTATGTAAAGGTAAATGtcctgtgaaaaaggaagtgtattttgaatgaaggcaatgcatgtaacaggcagaacttgacacggcgtcccagaacatcaacaaccaatgcacccagggtacctttcacgtcatatcaggacgtggaaggtccatgaccaaacgtcaatgtGTGACAAggtcgaagtgagaatgtgttgaaattaTAGATGGAagttgttttaacaaataaatacaaattttaaaaagcatttgtgaTATGTGtacatttaatatattattattttgttgtttaaatggCATCACAGTTGGTGAAGAGTgtattatgacttgtttaggacttgaaactcaaaggtTAGGATTCGGGACTTGACTCTGGACATGCCTGTCTTGACTCGGGACTTGAGTGTGAAGACGTGTgtcttgcttgtgacttgcaaaacaaagtCTTCCCACATCTGCTGActaattaatttgtttatttgtattttaggtGTACTGGGTGGGACCAATCCTGGGTGCCATCCTGGCTGCTGGCCTGTATGAGTACCTGTACTGCCCTGACCCTGAGATGAAGAAGAAGCTGAAGCAGGTCTTCCAAAAGGACCCGTCAGGAAAATACAGGGAGGTGGAGTCAGACGACGTCGCCATCAAGCCTGGATCCATCCACACCATCGATGTGGAGAAAGCCGAGAAAAAGGAAGCTTTCCAGGACTCGACGGGGGAAGTGTTGTCCTCAGTATGACTATCACGTGCACTGGAAAAGGAGACCAATCTGTAGCACAGAATGACAATCAAAACTTGGGGGTATCCATCTTAAGCTTGTCCCCCGCCCCTCTCCTCCAAAGCAGAATATGATTTCTGTCCACGAGGCTTCCCACTAAGGCTGAATTACTCTCATTGTCATAAAGCTAATATGATGTTATGGCTCAATCCCACAAACATCTACAACCTGTTCAATACTCCTCCCGAGGCCCTCCCTCAACGATTTTTGTAGCAGTGTTGGCATGCGGCACACATTGCATGCTGCAGGATGACAGCCCGCGATACGTTGTGTTAGGGAAATATGTGTGGGGTCAACCAATTATGTGGGGTCATCACGCTGAATTGGAGAAGTGAAGAAGAAAACGCAGGCTTGTTATTTTTGGATTAGTGTCACATTTGgtccatgtactgtatatgtaatAACAGGGGGAGATTTTCCTTGCAATCATTAAGCACATTACAGGTCCCATGCAATGTAAGGCAGCTCTGACAGGCTTTATTATCAGAGTTGTATTACAGTGCTCTCTATTTTCAGTGCATTAGTCAGGGAAACAACCAGTTCATTCATCTGGAAACACTCTGTAAAAGTCTCTCTCCACTTTTATTATGTCcagaatgattttattttttctactttCTTGAAAATGTCTATTTTGTAGATCTAGATTTGGTTCTTGTAACACGTCTTATTTCTCTGTATGATCTGCTGTATTTCATGCTCACGTTTTTAAGTTATTGAGAAGATATGTGGCTGATCTATCTTTATGATTTTGTGTTCAAATATGTGTTTTATGCTCACAAACTGGAAGTGCTATAATATGTAAGAGATATTAAGTTGTAATAATAAAGTTTTGTATTACTAAGCCTTTATTTATGGTTGCTTTTTGGAGTTTTGAAACATGCAAACAGGTTGCACAAACCTCCACCTTCCTCACAACCATAAGCAATCTGGTGGACTGTATCTGTGAGGCTTTCCACTACAGTCACTTGTTTCTGGTAGCAGCAGCTGGGCACTGTGCAGACGAAAGGTTCAGATCAATGATGGATTGGCTCATCTACCTTTAGATTATGTCTCCCCATGGCCAGATAAATGTCCAGGATGCGTGCTCCTTGTGAGTTAAGTCTCTGAGAATAGCTTCATGTAATCTCATTCTATCAGCGGAGAGCAGAGGAAATGATACCACTTTGTGCTACGAAATAGAGGTGATCTGTTATGTCTGCACTTTATTTCCTTCTCTAGAAGAACAGGTGCAATTCaatctatttttttgtaatgtggAGGAAATGATCAGCTCCACTGATCCTGCCGCATCAACTGAAGTTGTCTACA harbors:
- the LOC126382541 gene encoding aquaporin-4-like isoform X1 is translated as MQSRGTMCGSCSSDRPALCSPPALTLPAAFLRFLSWCNCHSIMVAFKGIWTKDFWRAVSGEYLATLIFVLLGLGSTINWAAGEEKPPPADLVLISLCFGLSIATMVQCFGHISGGHINPAVTAAMVVTRKLSLAKAVFYVVAQCLGGITGAGILYLVTPAAVRGSFGVTTVNSNISLGHGLLVELLITFELVFTVFATCDPKRSDLGGSAGLAIGFAVAIGHLFAIPYTGASMNPARSFAPALVTLNFEHHWVYWVGPILGAILAAGLYEYLYCPDPEMKKKLKQVFQKDPSGKYREVESDDVAIKPGSIHTIDVEKAEKKEAFQDSTGEVLSSV
- the LOC126382541 gene encoding aquaporin-4-like isoform X2, with product MNENTSHTTGTEGGRAHYCIGRFLSWCNCHSIMVAFKGIWTKDFWRAVSGEYLATLIFVLLGLGSTINWAAGEEKPPPADLVLISLCFGLSIATMVQCFGHISGGHINPAVTAAMVVTRKLSLAKAVFYVVAQCLGGITGAGILYLVTPAAVRGSFGVTTVNSNISLGHGLLVELLITFELVFTVFATCDPKRSDLGGSAGLAIGFAVAIGHLFAIPYTGASMNPARSFAPALVTLNFEHHWVYWVGPILGAILAAGLYEYLYCPDPEMKKKLKQVFQKDPSGKYREVESDDVAIKPGSIHTIDVEKAEKKEAFQDSTGEVLSSV